The Kwoniella dejecticola CBS 10117 chromosome 2, complete sequence genome segment TAAGACCGCTAGGCTAGAAAGCGCTGGATTGAAGGAAGAGCAATGAGGTATCACCGCCCACCTCAGTGCACCGATATACAAATATGTATCAGTGATCACACATACTATGCCATACTACTCATACCAAGCACATGCATACCACTTGTTCCCCTGCCATTTATTGCCAGTATGCATGCAACATACGTTTTGTCCCtagactttgatcttgaatcGCTTCGCAAGCAGCTATTTGGATGGATGGCCTCCACCTGTCTTGTCCGCGCTAAATGATGTCACTCGTCAGACCGTCGAAGCCGTTGCGAGTCACTGTCGCTTGTGTCAAAGGTTGTTGgtcttcttcactctcaaCTACTCGCTgaatcaacttcatcaaGTGAACAACATCTCGCTGCCAAGAACAAGACAAGCCAATAGAAGAGGGAGGACTGGGAGCTGTATCGTGCTTAACAATGTCGATTCGCTATATAAGTCAAAAAGTCGCCCAGCAGGTGCGTCGTTCGTCTCCCACTCAGATTTCTTGTCCATTTGATCGCCCTTGATCTCCAGCGCATCGCCTGTCCCATCGACTTTCCCTCTGTCAGACATATGAATGAATGACCGTTGTCGATACTGATGGACTGACATGCAGATCGATGAGGAGCTCATGTCTGCCTCCGGGGCATTCTCGCTTGACCAAGTAAGCCAGCTCCTTCATATTCTCAATGATTGCTGGAGGAGTAGGCTGAGATGCTAAGACGAAGTCAACATGGATTATTTTGATAGTTGATGGAATTAGCCGGCTTGTCATGTGCTCAAGCATTATCGAAATCGTTTCCTGTGGTATCTCATAGACGGGTGATGGTAGCTTGCGGACCAGGTAATCAAGTGAGCTTCAACCCTATCTACGCTGATCTAATACACtccaatccaatctcaaGTGCGGTGTCATTTGCACCAAATTCTCTCATGAGTATATGTACTTTGTACTGATGTGGCTGGAAAGGGTGGAGATGGACTAGTAGCTGCTCGACATCTACACCATTTCTCATACAAACCAACTATCTACCTACCCAAACCAGGCTCAAAGGACATTTATCAACGACTACTACGTCAATGCGAAAACCTGAATATACCGATTCTGAAAGACGTAGAGGATTTCAAGAGCGGACTGAAGGAGAGTGATGTGATTCTTGATGCGATATTCGGTGAgtccatccatccatattCGCATCCTCAAATATCTGTCTGGAAAGGAGAATCATCTCCGTATATTCACAGCACCATTGTATCGAACCCCCTCCCCTATATTTCCGTCAGCTTGTGATCGCTAGGCCGGATTGACTGACCACCCTTTGGTCTGCTTTCATTTAGGTTTCTCATTCCACCCCCCGCTCAGAGCACCCTTCGACCAAGTCCTGAACGCCATCACCGCTACGTCCGTACCGATCGTCTCGGTGGACATACCCTCCGGATGGTCAGTGACTGACGGTCCGCAACCTCTATACACTGAGAAGGACGATCAAGGGAGTTCTCAGAGCGTTAAGACGTTCGAGCCTGAAGTCTTGGTCAGTCTGACGGCGCCCAAAGAGGGCGTGAAGGGGTTCAAGGGAAGACATTGGTTAGGCGGGCGATTCGTCCCTGAGTTAGTCCATTGACAAGGTCCCTTCGATCTCAACATTCTGCACCTGACGATGTTCTCTCGTGTCTTGACGGTAAGTGAgacgaaagctgattgatatgAGCGGATAGTGCACTGGCCAAGAAATATGACTTGAGTTTACCGGATTATCAAGGGGTGGATCAAGTCGTTGAGCTTCCTTCTGGCCCCACTTCTGCTTCCGAGCAGTGATGCTGAAGAGCGACTTCAGGATGGCATGAAATCCCTTTATAGTGTAGAGCTGTCTATGTTCGCCTTGGTACTTGGGTTCTTTGAGCACCCGGCTACGTTATAACTGGCATCGCGTGGAAAATGATGCATCTTTCCACCTTTGATATATCCGCTTCTGTACTGACTCAAATACCCCACTTTCCCCACCTATGAGATCGCATATCCATCTATCTATACAGATCATCTCACAACGTCCCTGTCGGTAAAGGTTTTGCTTGATCAGATAACGATACATCGGCCGACCCTCGGATTCCATTGCTAAGCAACATTTGGATGGCTCGGCGTTGCGCATGATTCATGGGCGATGATCCGCTTGAATCGTCCGCCGCGTTTCATGGCTCGGGGGAAATCGATAAGACGCAAAGCAAGGTCAGGCACAAAGGATGTTTTTGGTTTAGTGTCCCTCAATAGGCGTGGCACTCGATAACAGACACCCTATCCCACACTACAGAGTCCTAGCTCAAAGTCCAGATGCATAGTGAATGCGGACCTTCTTGAGAATGATCCGTGATCCGCTTGGGCCGACAAGTGAAGAGCATGTCCATGTCCCTTATGAAACCGCTCACTCGCGACCGTTGCCTCTCTCACGATGTGATTTCATACCATTTCGATTCAGTAACAGATGACGCAGGATGAAGCGTTCTTTCCGATACGAGACAGAGCTGGTATGACTACTCTTCAGTTCCAGCAAAAGCGTCATCCGATGTCCTCACCACTGTAAATTGAACTGGTGATGTTTAAGACGGTCCTTGCCGGTCGCGACGCGCCAGTGAAAGGCTCGGGATGCCGTTCCTTTTGTCACTGATGCAAGGCATTTTCTTCGGTCCCCGAGGTAGAGGTAACGTAATAGCCATTCAGCAGGATTTCTATTTTTGGTGCATCCAATTAAGCCTACTTTTGTCCATGCCCTGAGGATAAACTTTGATTTTGTAgatctctttcctttccttgtAAACAAAATAGTCTGGTCTGAATGCAACGGGAAAAGGCCGACCGCCGAGCTTCGGCGCCCCTATGCAAAAGAAATATAGAGTCGGCTCAAAATGAttgattcgcttgatcatctgtgTACACTTGCGCCGAGGT includes the following:
- a CDS encoding NAD(P)H-hydrate epimerase, with the protein product MSIRYISQKVAQQIDEELMSASGAFSLDQLMELAGLSCAQALSKSFPVVSHRRVMVACGPGNQGGDGLVAARHLHHFSYKPTIYLPKPGSKDIYQRLLRQCENLNIPILKDVEDFKSGLKESDVILDAIFGFSFHPPLRAPFDQVLNAITATSVPIVSVDIPSGWSVTDGPQPLYTEKDDQGSSQSVKTFEPEVLVSLTAPKEGVKGFKGRHWLGGRFVPDALAKKYDLSLPDYQGVDQVVELPSGPTSASEQ